A segment of the Candidatus Lokiarchaeota archaeon genome:
CTGATGACATACTCAGCTTTGTAGACCGTCTTGAGCCCGAAGTCATTTCGGAGACGCAAGCCACCACATTCAGGGCTTTCACAAGAACAAATTGCATTGATATACGGTACTGGCTGGAACCAAACTGATGCCACGTATCCCTTTTTGTTGTGCTCTTCAAGAGCTTCGATGGCTTCTTCACGATCCAACTGCCATTTCTCATCAACCGGGATATATCGTTCCAATTTCGGAATAATCTCACTCAAGGAACCGAAATTGATGCATACAGAATCTTTTACCCCTCGCTGCATGTACCTACAAAGACAGTAGTTCTTGATAATGGTCGGAGCAGCCAAGTTTCCAAGAATATGCTGTGCGTCTTCCATGGGAATGACCTGTCCGAAGTGCCCATCTCCACGAATCGGGTTTCGGCTGTGTGATTCATTGTGAATCTGTCGTTCAGCTGCAGCCCGTACAATACGGCCTATTATGGGCATCTGCATTTTGTATCCGAGTCCTACAGAGTTGAAACCCATAATCTTGCGAATGAATAATTGTTCCATGTATTTCCATTGTTCTTCGAGATACGGCTTCATTTGTTCGCCCAGTTTCTCAGAGTAGTTAGCGGCGTTCAGGTACCACTTTTTTCCCGCGCCGTGTTTGAAGCACCATTGGCACACTGTGGTTCAAATCTCCTTAGTAGAAGTAGTAGGCCTAGAAGGGGGATATAAGCATCCCGAGTATGTAGTGAATTTCTTCGACAAAATGCGAAGTTCTACTGGAGACTATCAGAAAGGGCAAGGATTCAGAGGGGAGTGGATCCGAAGCGACGATCTGCAACTGCGACGTGTTCGCTGTACAACCAAAGCATCATTGAAGAGACATGCCATGCCATCATGACGTCCATATCCAATCGAACTACTTCAT
Coding sequences within it:
- a CDS encoding 4Fe-4S dicluster domain-containing protein, producing MCQWCFKHGAGKKWYLNAANYSEKLGEQMKPYLEEQWKYMEQLFIRKIMGFNSVGLGYKMQMPIIGRIVRAAAERQIHNESHSRNPIRGDGHFGQVIPMEDAQHILGNLAAPTIIKNYCLCRYMQRGVKDSVCINFGSLSEIIPKLERYIPVDEKWQLDREEAIEALEEHNKKGYVASVWFQPVPYINAICSCESPECGGLRLRNDFGLKTVYKAEYVISIDPDLCEGCGECVKMCQFNALRYLPSIDRVIVDLDKCFGCGVCRHACNFDALKLVPREEVPGQAGNY